A genomic segment from Blastococcus sp. PRF04-17 encodes:
- a CDS encoding class I SAM-dependent methyltransferase encodes MAASSRLVWTAEVADPAPTARVLEVGCGHGVLVSLLAERLTAGTLTAVDRSATMVAAATRRNRAAVDAGRVRLFASGLVDADLPDGAFDLVCSVNVRAFWTPPAPEWDVVRRVLAPGGRVLVACSLMSQDTEGAVTDAVRRLAGDRGFALTAVRSGRTPPIDSLALELRAVHPDG; translated from the coding sequence ATGGCCGCGTCGTCACGGCTGGTGTGGACCGCCGAGGTCGCCGATCCGGCACCGACCGCGCGCGTCCTGGAGGTCGGCTGCGGCCACGGGGTGCTCGTGTCCCTGCTGGCGGAGCGGCTGACCGCCGGGACCCTCACCGCGGTGGACCGGTCGGCCACGATGGTCGCGGCGGCCACCCGCCGCAACCGGGCCGCCGTCGACGCGGGCCGGGTGCGGCTGTTCGCGTCCGGCCTCGTCGACGCCGATCTGCCCGACGGCGCCTTCGACCTGGTCTGCTCGGTCAACGTGCGCGCCTTCTGGACCCCTCCGGCGCCGGAGTGGGACGTCGTACGAAGGGTCCTCGCACCCGGCGGCCGCGTGCTCGTCGCCTGCTCGCTGATGAGCCAGGACACCGAGGGGGCGGTCACCGACGCCGTGCGGCGCCTGGCCGGCGACCGAGGGTTCGCGCTCACCGCCGTCCGGTCCGGCCGCACGCCGCCGATCGACTCGCTGGCCCTCGAGCTGCGGGCCGTTCACCCGGACGGGTGA